aggaaaaatctgaaaatcctGATGTTTCCgagacacagaaaaaagatTTGAAATACTGATGAACAGGAACAATAGCCTGCAGCTCAAATAATCAACAAGGAATCATGAGGAAAAATTCAACAACAGATTCTTCTCAGGATTGAaactttttccctttgcagcacTTTATtgaatataaacaaaatatgaTTCCCCTAGAATTAATAACAGTCTACCTTTTTCAAAGTACttgtttctattttcctttttcattgtATGCTTACTACAAATTGGAAGGATCTTGCAATGAGGTTGATATATAAATGGCAGGTATGAGTTAAATATAGGATTTAACCTCCAATCTCCAGTTAAAACAAGACTGATCCTGTAAACATTGCATCACAATCCCACCAACAAGCTGAAAACATATTCCTACCTCCAAGTCTAGGGCTGGGTTTCCCAATCCAGACAATCTGCTAGCTTCTACCCCTACACATCAAACCTGTGCTGCCAATAGCTCCAAGGGTCACAACATGGTATGGCAGATAAGCTGACCTAAAAAGCTATGGTTGTACAGAAGTGAAATACCTTGTAAAAATTATCTCAGTCTGTACCTGCATTTACTCGTAGATTTTTGGCTCTGTCCACAAGCTCTGGCAGCCATTTCTGAGCTTCTCCTACTAGAATTGCTGTAGACAGGGCCATGCAGCGTTGGCCAGCTGCTCCAAAAGCAGCTCCAACCAGCTGGTTCAAGGTGTTCTCTTTATTGGCATCAGGCATCACCACACCATGGTTCTTGGCTCCCTGAAAAACAACACACCCACTCTCCCATTATTAACCACCCCAGACTGCTTCTTCTCTAGCCCTCCAGCAATGACTTCTTATTGTAGCTATGATTCTGCTACCAACAggctggcaggagagcagccttATCACTTAGCTATCAGCGGCAAAgccagcttctgctgctgagtGGTGTGGTCTCTCTTAACATTCACAGGTGACAGAGGTAGTCTATGTGCTAAAGTGTGCTCCGTTCAGGACATTACCATGTTGGCCTGGACTCTCTTGCCATTCCGGGATCCTCTCTCATAGATGTACTCGCCAGCCTGATTAGATCCCACAAAGCTGATTGCTCTGATATCCGGATGGTCACAAATGAAATTCACAGCTTCAAATAGGAAATAATACATTATAATTGTGGTGCACAAAtgctctgtccccatccccacagagcTAAATCTATGTATCTTTCTTATTGAAATTCTTGCCTCTGCGTTTCCTACATCTGAGCTCCCTGAAAGCCTGTCTGTGCAACTTAGCACACATACTCCTGCCCTGTCTTCATACTCCTGGTTCTCTTACATCTCTTTATGCTTTGGGCACTTCCCAGGGTGTCTGAGCAATGCCAAAGTGAAGTTACTGTTCTCTGTATCACGGTGTCCTGAAGCTACTTCTGTGCTGTAAAAAATAGCATGTCAGGAGCCAGGATACTGGCATCCACTGTATAGTCAGTGAAGCATTTAATTCCTGTTTAGGCCTCCTTGCAAAACCAAGATGATTTATCTGCTTATTTCAGTTGCAGTTTAGGTTGCTAAATAGAATTTGAACACTTACATGCCTTGGGAACTCTGAcccaaatccccaaaatttTGTCCACTTTATCTCCTGAAAGACCTGGTGCAACGTGACAGAGAATCTCCCACTCACCTTTCAGCTTCATCAATGGAGCTGAAGCATCTATCTGAATCTAACAGCAGCAGTCTCAGACTCTCCAACTGGTACCTCCCACTGAACACACACCACAACACATACACTCATCATCTCCCAGGAAGGATTGGTATTACCTTCATGTTGTCCATGGATAATATTCAGGGTCCCATCAGGGGCACCAGCATCCTGAAACAGCTTGGCAAGGAACATTAGTGCTCCTGGTACACGCTCAGATGGTTTCATCAAGAAGGTGTTTCCACAAACCATAGCCATGGGGAACATCCAAAGAGGAATCATGGCTGGGAAGTTGAATGGTGCAATCCCGGCACACACACCCAGAGGCAGGCGGTAGGTGTAAGTGTCCATGTCTTTAGTGATGGAGGGCATGGTCTCTCCAAGGATGAGGGATGTCACACTGCAAGCATGTTCAACCACCTCTGTGGCAGAAAGGGCAATATGCTGCTGGATGATCTGTTAACAATTAGTCCCCAAACTCCCTTTTCACTACTGCCTTGACCCACCTCTTTCttccagcctcttctcccacaACTTAAAACTCATTGTGCTCCAGAAAATCCCTCTGCCAAGCATTGTGAACAAACTATGAATGGATTCTCTCTTGATCACACTACACAGGATTGTGATAGGAGCACAGACACAACAGAACAGCCCTGATACAAAATGCACATGTATAGTATTACTGTACTACCTGGGACTCAACTTTAGATATCTGAGCACAGGCAAGAAGTTCTTATCCCTTTTTAGTAATTTTCAGTTGCTTCAGTTGCTAGAAAAAGCTCTAACAACTTGGAAGTGATTTAAAGACATTCTATCTAAGGAAACTCCTCAGCTTAGAGTTACAATTTACACTTTACTTTGAGTAGGGAGCTATAAAAGGATCAACGTGTACAGGGCCATCAGTTGTCAGGAGACCTCATCCCTTCCTGTGGGTTCTTAAACCCCCTTTTTTAACAGGAGGAGCCAGCAGCTTACGGAGGCCTCGGAAAACATCTCCCTCAGCATCAGCCAGGGTCTTCCCTTGCTCAAAAGTGATGAGTTtggaaatttctttctgaaaatggaaaacacaaagtTTACGGATGTTAGAAAAGTGGTCACC
This sequence is a window from Parus major isolate Abel chromosome 5, Parus_major1.1, whole genome shotgun sequence. Protein-coding genes within it:
- the ALDH6A1 gene encoding methylmalonate-semialdehyde dehydrogenase [acylating], mitochondrial, producing the protein MEAAVASCKKAFWNWSETSVLSRQQIFLRYQQLIKENLKEISKLITFEQGKTLADAEGDVFRGLQVVEHACSVTSLILGETMPSITKDMDTYTYRLPLGVCAGIAPFNFPAMIPLWMFPMAMVCGNTFLMKPSERVPGALMFLAKLFQDAGAPDGTLNIIHGQHEAVNFICDHPDIRAISFVGSNQAGEYIYERGSRNGKRVQANMGAKNHGVVMPDANKENTLNQLVGAAFGAAGQRCMALSTAILVGEAQKWLPELVDRAKNLRVNAGDQPGADLGPLISPQAKERVCSLIEKGVKEGASLLLDGRNVKVKGYENGNFVGPTILAKVKPNMTCYKEEIFGPVLVVLEADTLDDAIEMVNNNPYGNGTAIFTTNGATARKYSHLVDVGQVGVNVPIPVPLPMFSFTGSRASFRGDTNFYGKQGVQFYTQLKTIISQWKEEDATIAKPAVVMPTMGN